The following proteins are co-located in the Streptosporangium brasiliense genome:
- a CDS encoding carbohydrate-binding protein has translation MYHRRKRTPSAALAAVLVAGATASALAAGTPAAHAAVIDPADYQQVTLAKGVAEMGEPMSLAVLPDRSVVHTSRDGALRRTDAGGNTSVVATLPVYNHDEEGLQGVGVDPAFSSNRHIYLYYAPPLSTPGGDAPATGSDWSAWQGVNRLSRFTLTTDWKLQAGSEVRILDVPADRGICCHVGGDIDFDAAGNLYLTTGDDSNPFDSDGYSPIDERAGRNPSYDAQRTSANTNDLRGKVLRIKVNGDGSYSIPSGNMFPPGTSGTRPEIYAMGFRNPFRMSVDRSTGVVYLGDYGPDAGASNASRGPSGQVEFNRITGPGFYGWPYCTGDNTVNETYNEYDFASGASGARYDCAGGPTNNSPRNTGRPTLPAAKPAWIKYGGDAGSPPEFGGGSESPMGGPVYRYDAASSSEVKFPQSLNGVFFAGEFGRGWIKAIEVGSDGSRGAISAFPFTGKQVMDLAFGPDGALYVLDYGTGYFGGDANSALYRVEYIAGRNRAPAAKAAADRTSGQAPLTVAFSSSGSSDPEGGALTYSWTFGDGGTSTAAAPSHTYTGNGTYTATLKVTDPQGATGTASVIITVGNTAPVLTITSPKNGQPFTFGDTVPYSVTVTDPEDGPIDCSKVTMTYLLGHDSHGHAITSKTGCTGSIATQVDGEHSTEANTFGIFAAEYTDAGGLKGTAQATLQPRHRQAEHYGSASGVDPINHTGAEGGKTVGNIHNGDWIAFQPYQLDGVTSITARVSSAGAGGTLEVRAGSSTGTLLGSVPVPVTGGWETFQNVTTALAKGPAGTTALYLVFKGGSGALYDLDAFTLSTGATGGTGPVRGLAGKCLDISGAATADGTKVQLYTCNGTGAQQWTVNGQILKALGKCLDVSGGGSANGTKVQLWTCNGTAAQNWTAQPDGTLKNPNSGRCLDVEGANPADGTQTIIWDCSNQANQKWTLP, from the coding sequence GTGTATCACAGGAGAAAACGGACACCGAGCGCGGCGCTGGCCGCTGTTCTCGTCGCCGGCGCCACAGCGTCCGCCCTGGCCGCCGGCACCCCGGCGGCGCACGCCGCCGTCATCGACCCGGCGGACTACCAGCAGGTCACCCTCGCCAAAGGCGTGGCCGAGATGGGCGAGCCGATGTCGCTCGCCGTACTGCCGGACCGCTCGGTCGTCCACACCTCCCGCGACGGCGCGCTCCGGCGCACCGACGCCGGCGGCAACACCTCCGTGGTCGCCACGCTGCCGGTGTACAACCATGACGAGGAAGGTCTCCAGGGCGTCGGAGTGGACCCCGCCTTCTCGTCCAACCGGCACATCTACCTCTACTACGCGCCGCCGCTGTCCACCCCGGGCGGCGACGCCCCGGCCACCGGCTCCGACTGGTCGGCGTGGCAGGGCGTCAACCGCCTGTCACGGTTCACCCTCACCACGGACTGGAAGCTCCAGGCGGGCAGCGAGGTGAGGATCCTCGACGTGCCGGCCGACCGCGGCATCTGCTGCCACGTCGGCGGGGACATCGACTTCGACGCCGCCGGCAACCTCTACCTGACCACGGGCGACGACTCCAACCCCTTCGACTCCGATGGCTACAGCCCGATCGACGAGCGCGCCGGCCGCAACCCCTCCTACGACGCGCAGCGCACCTCGGCGAACACCAATGACCTGCGCGGCAAGGTGCTGCGGATCAAGGTGAACGGCGACGGGAGCTACTCGATCCCCTCGGGGAACATGTTCCCGCCCGGCACGTCGGGCACCAGGCCCGAGATCTACGCGATGGGGTTCCGCAACCCGTTCCGGATGAGCGTCGACAGGTCGACCGGTGTCGTCTACCTCGGCGACTACGGTCCGGACGCGGGCGCCTCGAACGCCTCCCGGGGGCCGAGCGGCCAGGTCGAGTTCAACCGGATCACCGGGCCGGGCTTCTACGGCTGGCCGTACTGCACCGGCGACAACACCGTGAACGAGACGTACAACGAGTACGACTTCGCCTCCGGCGCCTCCGGCGCCAGGTACGACTGCGCCGGCGGGCCGACGAACAACTCCCCCCGCAACACCGGCCGGCCCACCCTGCCGGCCGCGAAGCCCGCCTGGATCAAGTACGGCGGCGACGCCGGCTCGCCGCCGGAGTTCGGCGGCGGCTCCGAGTCGCCGATGGGCGGCCCGGTCTACCGCTACGACGCCGCGTCGAGCTCGGAGGTGAAGTTCCCCCAGTCCCTGAACGGCGTGTTCTTCGCGGGCGAGTTCGGCCGGGGCTGGATCAAGGCGATCGAGGTCGGCTCGGACGGCTCCCGCGGGGCCATCAGCGCCTTCCCCTTCACCGGCAAGCAGGTGATGGACCTGGCGTTCGGCCCCGACGGGGCGCTGTACGTCCTGGACTACGGCACCGGCTACTTCGGCGGTGACGCCAACTCGGCCCTGTACCGCGTCGAGTACATCGCCGGCCGCAACCGGGCGCCGGCCGCGAAGGCGGCGGCCGACCGGACCTCCGGGCAGGCGCCGCTGACGGTGGCCTTCTCCTCCTCCGGCTCCTCCGACCCGGAGGGCGGCGCCCTCACGTACTCGTGGACGTTCGGCGACGGCGGCACCTCGACGGCGGCGGCCCCCTCCCACACCTATACGGGCAACGGCACCTATACCGCCACGTTGAAGGTCACCGACCCGCAGGGCGCGACCGGCACGGCAAGTGTGATCATCACGGTCGGCAACACCGCCCCGGTCCTCACCATCACCTCTCCGAAGAACGGGCAGCCGTTCACCTTCGGTGACACGGTCCCCTACTCGGTCACGGTGACCGACCCCGAGGACGGTCCGATCGACTGCTCCAAGGTCACGATGACCTACCTGCTGGGCCACGACAGCCACGGACACGCCATCACCTCCAAGACCGGCTGCACCGGCTCGATCGCGACCCAGGTGGACGGTGAGCACTCCACCGAGGCGAACACCTTCGGCATCTTCGCCGCGGAGTACACCGACGCGGGCGGCCTGAAGGGCACCGCCCAGGCGACGCTGCAGCCCCGGCACCGCCAGGCCGAGCACTACGGCTCCGCGTCCGGGGTGGACCCCATCAACCACACCGGCGCCGAGGGCGGCAAGACGGTCGGCAACATCCACAACGGTGACTGGATCGCCTTCCAGCCCTACCAACTGGACGGCGTCACCTCGATCACCGCCCGCGTCTCGTCCGCCGGCGCCGGCGGCACGCTGGAGGTGCGGGCCGGTTCCAGCACCGGCACCCTGCTCGGCTCGGTCCCGGTGCCGGTGACCGGCGGGTGGGAGACGTTCCAGAACGTCACCACGGCCCTGGCGAAGGGGCCCGCCGGCACCACCGCCCTGTATCTGGTGTTCAAGGGCGGCTCCGGCGCGCTGTACGACCTCGACGCGTTCACCCTGTCGACCGGCGCCACCGGTGGGACCGGTCCGGTCAGGGGGCTGGCGGGCAAGTGCCTGGACATCAGCGGAGCCGCCACCGCCGACGGGACCAAGGTCCAGCTGTACACCTGCAACGGCACCGGCGCCCAGCAGTGGACGGTCAACGGCCAGATCCTCAAGGCCCTGGGCAAATGCCTGGACGTCTCCGGCGGCGGCAGCGCCAACGGCACCAAGGTCCAACTGTGGACCTGCAACGGCACCGCCGCCCAGAACTGGACCGCCCAGCCCGACGGCACCCTGAAGAACCCCAACTCCGGCCGGTGCCTGGACGTCGAAGGCGCCAACCCCGCCGACGGCACCCAGACCATCATCTGGGACTGCAGCAACCAGGCCAACCAGAAATGGACACTGCCGTAG